The stretch of DNA TCGTGACTTCTGTGGAAACCAGCGGCAGCGTGGTGGGAGGACAGCAGCTGGTGGGAGAAGCTCAAATCTCAGCCAGCTCTGACACTGTGGACGGCCTGGCTCTGCCTGTCAGCATCAAGAAGAAGACGGCCGTCATTACAAACCTGAGGAACAGGTACAGTTCATCCATGTGGATTTACTGCTGACCCACAGTAACTGACTTGTTGCTGCTCCTGACCCACAGTAACTGACTTGTTGCTGCTCCTGACCCACAGTAACTGACTTGTTGCTGCTCCTGACCCACAGTAACTGACTTGTTGCTGCTCCTGACCCGCAGTAACTGACTTGTTGCTGCTCCTGACCCACAGTCACTGACTTGTTGCTGCTCCTGACCCACAGTAACTGACTTGTTGCTGTTCCTGACCCACAGTAACTGACTTGTTGCTGTTCCTGACCCACAGTCACTGACTTGTTGCTGTTCCTGACCCACAGTCACTGACTTGTTGCTGTTCCTGACCCACAGTAACTGACTTGTTGCTGCTCCTGACCCACAGTAACTGACTTGTTGCTGCTCCTGACCTACAGTAACTGACTTGTTGCTGCTCCTGACCCACAGTAACTGACTTGTTGCTGTTCCTGACCCACAGTAACTGACTTGTTGCTGTTCCTGACCCACAGTAACTGACTTGTTGCTTCTCCTGACCCACAGTAACTGACTTGTTGCTACTCCTGACCCACAGTAACTGACTTGTTGCTGTTCCTGACCCACAGTAACTGACTTGTTGCTACTCCAGACCTACAGTAACTGACTTGTTGCTGTTCCTTACCCACAGTAACTGACTTGTTGCTGTTCCTTACCCACAGTAACTGACTTGTTGCTGCTCCTGACCCACAGTAACTGACTTGTTGCTGCTCCTGACCCACAGTAACTGACTTGTTGCTGTTCCTGACCCACAGTAACTGACTTGTTGCTGCTCCTGACCCACAGTAACTGACTTGTTGCTACTCCTGACCCACAGTAACTGACTTGTTGCTGTTCCTGACCCACAGTAACTGACTTGTTGCTACTCCAGACCTACAGTAACTGACTTGTTGCTGTTCCTTACCCACAGTAACTGACTTGTTGCTGCTCCTGACCCACAGTAACTGACTTGTTGCTGTTCCTGACCCACAGTAACTGACTTGTTGCTACTCCTGACCCACAGTAACTGACTTGTTGCTACTCCTGACCCACAGTAACTAACTTGTTGCTGCTCTTGACCCACAGTAACTGACTTGTTGCTGTTCCTGACCCACAGTAACTGACTTGTTGCTGCTCTTGACCCGCAGTAACTGACTTGTTGCTGTTCCTGACCCACAGTAACTGACTTGTTGCTGTTCCTGACCCACAGTAACTGACTTGTTGCTGCTCCTGACCCACAGTAACTGACTTGTTGCTGCTCCTGACCCACAGTAACTGACTTGTTGCTGTTCCTGACCCACAGTAACTGACTTGTTGCTGCTCCTGACCCACAGTAACTGACTTGTTGCTGTTCCTGACCCACAGTAACTGACTTGTTGCTGCTCCTGACCCACAGTAACTGACTTGTTGCTGCTCCTGACCCACAGTAACTGACTTGTTGCTGTTCCTGACCCACAGTAACTGACTTGTTGCTGCTCCTGACCCACAGTCACTGACTTGTTGCTGTTCCTGACCCACAGTAACTGACTTGTTGCTGTTCCTGACCCACAGTAACTGACTTGTTGCTGTTCCTGACCCACAGTAACTGACTTGTTGCTGCTCCTGACCCACAGTAACTGACTTGTTGCTGTTCCTGACCCACAGTAACTGACTTGTTGCTGTTCCTGACCCACAGTAACTGACTTGTTGCTGCTCCTGACCCACAGTAACTGACTTGTTGCTGCTCCTGACCCACAGTAACTGACTTGTTGCTGTTCCTGACCCACAGTAACTGACTTGTTGCTGCTCCTGACCCACAGTAACTGACTTGTTGCTGTTCCTGACCCACAGTAACTGACTTGTTGCTGTTCCTGACCCACAGTAACTGACTTGTTGCTGTTCCTGACCCACAGTAACTGACTTGTTGCTGTTCCTGACCCACAGTAACTGACTTGTTGCTGACAGTAACTGTTCTGTCTGTCTTTCAGGGCGTTTAAACAGGCCAAGGTAGCTGAGCTTGGGCTGAAGGAGAATGACAAACTCACCTTTGTCCACCAGACAGTTTACAACACCAGACCGGTCAAAGTGACCCGAAAGGCTAAGAGGGACGGCTCCATCTCAGCATCCTGTCAGAAAACGATGAGTCTGCGTGTGAAGGCGAGTGAGCCTGCAGAAATACTGCCATGTGGGCACGGATCTGAGACCCAAAGAAGGAGGGCGtggatacaagcggctgaaattagtttccttcagagggggcggggcttagaaaTAGAGGGAGTggctccaccatccagggggaggagctccaccatccaggagGAGGAGCTCCACAATCCAGGGGGAGGGGCTCCACAATCCAGTGGGAGGAGCTCCACAATCCAGGGGGAGGGGCTCCACAATCCAGTGGGAGGAGCTCCACAATCCAGGGGGAGGGCCTCCAcaatccagggggaggagctccacaaTCCAGGGGGAGGGCCTCCACAATCCAGGGGGAGGCGCTCCACAATCTGAGGGAGCTGGGAGtgcagctgctgctcctcctcacagaaaggagtcagctgaggtggttcttCTGTCAGGATTTCTCCTGTCAGGAggccccgggtcagaaccagaaccctctggagggattatacatcccatctgacctgggaacacctcgggtGTAGttatagagtctgttactacggtaactgaccgagagcttaagaCCTCGGAACCAGCTCATGGAGCCGTGTGCTGACCCGATTGATCTCCACTGATCGATCTACACTGATTGATCTCCACTGATCGATCTCCATTGATCGATCTCCACTGATCGATCTCCACTGATCGATCTCCATTGATCGATCTCCACTGATCGATCTCCACTGATCGATCTCTGACTTGTTCCATCAGGGCAGCCGTAAGGAGGAGACGAGCTTCACGGTGCTGGAAGAATCCATGTTTGCTTACGGCCTCGTCGAGATCAAGTTCAAGGATAAGAAGCTGGGTAGGTTAAACACACTGTTCaatctgtttgtgtttcagTGGGTTGAGTGGGCTTTGGagtcatttctctctttttgggTTTTTCAGATATCTCATTTGAACCCTGGACTCACAAACAAAGTAGGTTGTTGCATGCTTTGTCTCTTTGTTAATTCTGTTCTGGGAATCAAACATTCTGATGGACCTTTAAGCTTCGACTGATGAGCACGTACAGCATCTTTGGTCTGATCAGGAATCTGATGCAGAAGCTGGGTTAAGACAAGGTTTTTTGGCTTGAATTAGAGGAAGAACCAGAAGGAATCAAGTTTCCTTTAAAATGAGCACTTTGTAGAGCATCTGTCCCGAGAAGTGGACCGTTTTTATTTTACTTCCTCTTACAtcttaaggtgtctacatgcacttaataactcagtctgattgtgattgagccaataatccgatcctttcggtgccatgtgaccccactgagtcaGATCCATgcggtctctgctctgaagaaCGATGGCGAGGAAATCAAGAAGAACCTGAAAAGTTTAAATTGGTAAAAAAAAGTTCTCACAGAGGTCTGACCTTCATGAAGCGCATCATGAACACAGATCACATGGATAAAGGActctttgaacagttaaatgTGTGGCCGGTTCCGTTCGGATCTGATCCTCTTCGGTTGTGTTCTCAGGCCGGCTCAGCTGTGACAGCTCAGACTCTGAGGTGCTACCACAAGTCAGAGAAGGTGGGTGTGACTTTCAGAGTGACTTTCAGAGTGTGCTGGGCCCGTTCCAGCCTTCAGAGGTTCTGATCCGGTTCTTCCTGCAGAGATCCAGATGAAGGAGGGACTCCTGCGGCCGCTGGTCGAGCTGCCCGAGTCCAGCCGCCGGGATCTGCTGAACAAACTCAGAGAGGTGGTGGAGGACGGAGAGGCTCTGACTCTGCTGGAGGAAACGGTACGAGGAGCGTTTAAAGTGTTTAAATGAAACCTGGGGAGTATCAGCTGTCCAATGAGCATGGACCTGTCTCCTCTCAGCTGTCCAATGAGCATGGACCTGTCTCCTCTCAGCTGTCCAATGAGCATGGACCTGTCTCCTCTCAGCTGTCCAATGAGCATGGACCTGTCTCCTGTCTCCTCTCAGCTGCACCAGCCCAACACAGGAGCGAGCGCCCGGCCTCCGCCTGCGGCCGTCTCCTCCTTCCTGGATCTTCTGGATGTCTCCGGCGTCTCCTCAGCTGCCAGGGACGCCGTTCACCTGCTGGTGAGCGCCATGGACAGTGAGTCAGCCCATCTGTGGTCGCATCCAGCGAGCGGTGGATGTTAGGAGCTCGTTTTTAACGCCTCGCTTTCTGTGCAGACCTTCCCGAGGGAATGCCGCCGCTTCTGACCTCCTGCGATCCTGAAACGATGAGAGTCCTCCGACAGCTGGTGGGTGGATTCACTGTCCGACACGTTTAAGTATGAGCCCACCaagtaaagctagccgcagtgagcaacgcacttccggttatttttacaaaataaaatacccgttgccttttatcatagggaaagccattaccatacaattggtgcttttgttttgaaaacaggaagtgaacctaccctcgttgtagctagcttgaaactgccgttttgacaggaaatgacgatcggcgacgtcacgttacgttgcatcttgggtagtttgagtatgagtagtaacctcatgatgcatacccaacatttagagaatctagtatgcatccgggaacttctggttgactcaaactcgcatactaactcagaaagttagtatgagaagtaggagaagtaggagtagtatgagtagtaggagtagtaggagtagtaggagaagtaggagtagTACGagaagtatgagtagtaggagaagtatgagtagtaggagtagtagaagtaggagaagtatgagtagtatgagaagtaggagtagtatgagtagtaggagtagtaggagaagtaggagtagtaggagaagtaggagaagtaggagtagtatgactagtaggagtAATACGagaagtatgagtagtaggagaagtaggagaagtatgagtagtatgagaagtatgagtagtatgagtagtaggagtagtaggagaagtaggagtagtaggagaagtaggagaagtatgagtagtatgagtagtaggaggagtagtaggagaagtagga from Odontesthes bonariensis isolate fOdoBon6 chromosome 22, fOdoBon6.hap1, whole genome shotgun sequence encodes:
- the LOC142373295 gene encoding uncharacterized protein LOC142373295, whose amino-acid sequence is MFAAETKALVKNVGAQRNLIPNDDLNKKLDLLTLVKVREGRFWQLPKYKTMMCTLPELMEEDFSPGSAPLSDFQEEDLVKDFVTSVETSGSVVGGQQLVGEAQISASSDTVDGLALPVSIKKKTAVITNLRNRAFKQAKVAELGLKENDKLTFVHQTVYNTRPVKVTRKAKRDGSISASCQKTMSLRVKASEPAEILPCGHGSETQRRRAWIQAAEISFLQRGRGLEIEGVAPPSRGRSSTIQEEELHNPGGGAPQSSGRSSTIQGEGLHNPVGGAPQSRGRASTIQGEELHNPGGGPPQSRGRRSTI
- the LOC142372864 gene encoding uncharacterized protein LOC142372864, with the translated sequence MFAYGLVEIKFKDKKLDISFEPWTHKQSRLSCDSSDSEVLPQVREEIQMKEGLLRPLVELPESSRRDLLNKLREVVEDGEALTLLEETLHQPNTGASARPPPAAVSSFLDLLDVSGVSSAARDAVHLLVSAMDNLPEGMPPLLTSCDPETMRVLRQLVDALQQDGRATLPESPPAPLQEDGGLRWVADLLCSTEQTLAELSDAWNRPAPVLLEVLALSVLGLSLMQPRA